Proteins from a genomic interval of Bacillota bacterium:
- the alaS gene encoding alanine--tRNA ligase — protein MKSLTAQELREEFLGFFQEKGHKVLPSASLIPRDDPTLLLTGAGMVPFKPYFLGTAKPPRNRITTCQRCLRTADIDNVGKTARHCTFFEMLGNFSFGDYFKEDAISWAWEFVTEHLRLPAEKLWVSIYLDDDEAFRIWNEKIGIPEQRIVRLGKEDNFWEIGVGPCGPCSEIYVDRWPDFGCSKPGCGFGCDCDRFMEIWNLVFIQFHKDEAGNYTPLPKKSIDTGMGLERACSILQGVGTVFETDVMRYVVSRVSELSGKPYGGGELSDRSIRVITDHIRGVTFLLSDGVIPSNEGRGYVLRRLLRRAARHGRLLGIDRPFLRDVADAVIAKMRDAYPELESRREHILKMLGAEEDRFRATLDQGMEILSDMMKRAKLEGSGVLPGEDVFRLYDTYGFPLELTSEIAGESGLKLDEDGFQRAMEEQRERARRARQETGYLGSVTAGVEALAGVATSFVGYDRDEVEAVVSGIFVNEGPAEEICEGERGDIILTQTPFYAEGGGQVGDTGILEVRGGDGAVAVGEEARVEARGQDDGTGDGTGARTGLARVLNTRKLGGAVISHEVEVTRGRIRKGARVLAKIDRERRLAIARNHTATHLLQAALRRVLGEHVHQAGSLVADGRLRFDFSHPEALTPEELRRVEDLVNEAILQDMPVEVLEVGQEEARAKGALALFGEKYGDVVRVIKIGDFSMELCGGTHLRRTGEAGLFLIAGEGAVAAGTRRIEATTGRASIEAVRAQAGAMRAIAERLKASPEDAVEKLDRFMAASRETERELSQLRMESLASKAADMAGRAEEINGARVLVDSIDGLDAEGLRNLGDMLRDRLGTAAVIVGSRVDGRLSFIALVAPELVARGLHAGQLVKEAARLTGGGGGGRPEMAQAGGKDVEKLGEALAQVREAIRSKLASQLH, from the coding sequence ATGAAGTCCTTGACGGCTCAGGAGCTACGTGAGGAATTTCTTGGTTTTTTTCAGGAAAAGGGACACAAGGTGCTGCCAAGTGCCTCCCTCATCCCCAGGGACGATCCGACTCTGCTCTTGACGGGCGCGGGCATGGTGCCCTTCAAGCCATACTTCCTGGGCACGGCGAAGCCGCCGCGTAACCGGATAACCACGTGCCAGAGGTGCCTCAGGACGGCTGATATAGATAATGTAGGGAAGACGGCCAGGCATTGCACGTTTTTCGAGATGTTGGGGAACTTTTCCTTCGGCGATTATTTCAAAGAGGATGCCATAAGCTGGGCGTGGGAATTTGTAACGGAGCACCTGCGCCTTCCCGCCGAGAAGCTCTGGGTCAGCATTTACTTGGATGACGACGAAGCTTTCAGAATATGGAACGAGAAGATAGGCATCCCCGAGCAGAGGATCGTAAGGCTCGGCAAGGAGGACAATTTCTGGGAGATCGGCGTGGGGCCGTGCGGCCCGTGCTCCGAGATTTATGTGGACCGGTGGCCGGACTTCGGGTGCAGCAAGCCCGGGTGCGGGTTCGGCTGTGACTGCGACCGGTTTATGGAGATATGGAATCTCGTTTTTATCCAGTTCCACAAGGACGAGGCTGGCAACTATACCCCGCTGCCCAAGAAGAGCATCGACACCGGGATGGGGCTCGAGCGGGCATGCTCCATCCTGCAGGGCGTGGGGACGGTTTTCGAGACCGATGTCATGAGGTATGTGGTTTCGCGCGTTTCGGAGCTGTCGGGCAAGCCTTACGGCGGGGGTGAGCTCAGCGACAGGTCGATTCGCGTGATAACCGACCACATACGCGGGGTTACTTTTCTCTTGAGCGACGGGGTCATCCCCTCCAACGAGGGGCGCGGATATGTATTGCGAAGGCTCCTCAGGCGGGCGGCGCGTCACGGGAGGCTTCTCGGCATAGACAGGCCCTTCCTCCGGGATGTTGCCGATGCTGTGATTGCAAAGATGCGCGATGCATACCCCGAGCTGGAGAGCCGGCGCGAGCATATACTTAAGATGCTCGGCGCTGAGGAAGACCGGTTCAGGGCCACACTCGACCAGGGCATGGAGATCCTCTCCGACATGATGAAGAGAGCGAAGTTGGAGGGTTCCGGGGTCCTGCCCGGGGAGGATGTGTTCAGGCTGTATGATACTTACGGATTCCCCCTCGAATTGACATCCGAGATAGCGGGGGAATCCGGCCTGAAGCTGGACGAGGATGGCTTCCAGAGGGCCATGGAGGAACAGCGTGAGCGTGCCCGGCGGGCGCGACAGGAGACGGGGTATCTTGGGAGCGTCACCGCCGGCGTCGAAGCCCTCGCGGGCGTTGCAACCAGCTTCGTCGGCTACGACAGGGATGAGGTTGAGGCTGTTGTGTCCGGCATTTTCGTCAACGAAGGCCCCGCGGAGGAGATCTGCGAGGGCGAGCGGGGCGACATCATACTCACGCAGACGCCGTTCTACGCGGAGGGCGGCGGCCAGGTCGGTGATACCGGCATTCTCGAGGTCCGGGGGGGCGACGGCGCGGTGGCCGTGGGTGAAGAAGCCCGGGTGGAAGCCCGGGGCCAGGATGATGGAACCGGAGATGGAACCGGAGCCAGGACCGGACTTGCCAGGGTGCTCAACACCCGGAAGCTCGGGGGGGCCGTGATCTCCCATGAGGTTGAGGTGACCAGGGGCAGGATCAGAAAGGGAGCGCGTGTCCTGGCGAAGATTGACAGGGAGAGGCGCCTCGCGATCGCCCGCAATCACACAGCAACCCACCTCCTTCAGGCGGCCCTGCGACGGGTGCTGGGAGAGCACGTTCACCAGGCGGGTTCCCTCGTGGCCGACGGCAGGCTCCGTTTTGACTTCTCACACCCCGAGGCCCTCACGCCTGAAGAGCTCCGGAGGGTCGAGGACCTGGTAAACGAGGCCATCTTGCAGGACATGCCCGTGGAGGTTCTCGAGGTCGGTCAGGAGGAGGCCAGAGCTAAGGGGGCCCTTGCCTTATTTGGTGAGAAATACGGGGATGTCGTTAGGGTTATCAAGATAGGCGACTTCAGCATGGAGCTCTGCGGCGGGACCCATCTCAGGCGGACGGGAGAGGCTGGTCTTTTCCTCATAGCAGGGGAGGGCGCAGTGGCGGCCGGCACCAGGCGGATCGAGGCGACCACCGGCAGGGCCTCCATTGAGGCCGTGCGCGCCCAGGCAGGCGCCATGCGCGCCATTGCCGAGAGGCTCAAGGCCTCTCCTGAGGACGCAGTCGAAAAGCTTGATAGGTTCATGGCCGCTTCCAGGGAGACAGAGCGTGAGCTGTCGCAGTTGAGGATGGAGTCGCTCGCCTCCAAGGCTGCTGATATGGCCGGGCGGGCCGAGGAGATCAACGGGGCCAGGGTCCTTGTGGATTCGATCGACGGGCTGGATGCCGAGGGTTTGAGGAACCTGGGGGATATGCTGAGGGATAGGCTGGGGACCGCAGCTGTCATCGTGGGTTCGAGGGTCGACGGCAGGCTCAGCTTCATAGCCCTTGTTGCGCCCGAGCTGGTGGCCAGGGGGTTACACGCGGGCCAGCTCGTAAAGGAGGCCGCGAGGTTGACCGGCGGCGGTGGAGGCGGGAGACCCGAGATGGCTCAGGCCGGGGGGAAGGATGTCGAGAAGCTTGGCGAGGCCCTGGCCCAGGTCAGGGAGGCGATTCGCTCAAAGCTTGCTTCCCAGCTGCATTGA
- a CDS encoding IreB family regulatory phosphoprotein, with translation MKDVREETQTFKVVPEDAVSISAVLHEVYEALKEKGYNPVNQLVGYILSGDPTYITNHKNARNLIRKLERDEILEELVRSYIERH, from the coding sequence ATGAAGGATGTCCGCGAGGAAACGCAAACATTTAAGGTGGTGCCGGAGGACGCCGTTTCGATCTCTGCCGTGCTCCATGAGGTCTACGAGGCCCTCAAGGAGAAGGGTTACAACCCTGTTAACCAGCTTGTTGGCTACATTCTTTCCGGGGATCCTACTTACATAACGAACCATAAAAACGCCCGGAACCTCATCAGGAAGCTCGAACGCGACGAGATCCTCGAGGAGCTCGTCCGGAGCTACATTGAGAGACATTGA
- a CDS encoding 4Fe-4S binding protein: protein MEVEVRELGRTGLRVSRLCFGTLTVGPLQAGLAVEDGAALMRKAFDARVNFFDTAELYGTYPYLYSMLRCVPRGQVVIASKSYAYAYEDMRKSVERALSELDTDYIDIFLLHEQESRLTLRGHADAIRYLLDAKDEGKVRAVGVSTHYVEVVRAAAEMEEFDVIHPIFNKAGLGIRGGTLSEMEEAIRTASLRGKGIYSMKALGGGHLISNAPGALRYVLEKPYIHSVAVGMKTPLELEINLSIFSGRDVPAGMLERARQHKALLIESWCAGCGECVKRCGQGALSIKDNRASVDETKCILCGYCSSVCPEFCIKVI from the coding sequence CTGGAGGTCGAGGTCAGGGAACTTGGGCGGACGGGGCTTCGTGTATCGCGCCTCTGTTTCGGCACATTGACTGTGGGGCCGCTTCAGGCGGGGCTGGCTGTCGAGGATGGCGCGGCGCTCATGCGCAAGGCCTTCGACGCCAGGGTAAACTTCTTTGACACGGCGGAGCTCTACGGGACTTATCCATATCTATACTCGATGCTCAGGTGCGTCCCACGCGGCCAGGTCGTCATAGCGTCGAAATCTTACGCCTACGCGTATGAGGATATGCGAAAGAGCGTCGAGAGGGCGCTGTCGGAGCTGGATACCGATTATATAGATATCTTTCTCCTGCACGAGCAGGAGTCGAGGCTCACTCTCAGGGGGCACGCTGATGCGATAAGATATCTCCTGGATGCGAAGGATGAGGGCAAGGTCCGGGCCGTTGGCGTTTCCACGCACTATGTCGAGGTCGTCAGAGCGGCAGCGGAGATGGAGGAGTTTGACGTCATCCACCCCATTTTTAACAAGGCCGGCCTTGGGATCAGGGGTGGGACGCTCAGCGAGATGGAGGAGGCGATTCGCACGGCCTCGCTCAGGGGGAAGGGTATATACTCTATGAAGGCCCTGGGAGGTGGACACCTGATCTCGAATGCGCCCGGCGCGTTGCGCTATGTGCTGGAGAAACCATATATACATTCCGTGGCCGTCGGGATGAAAACACCCCTCGAACTCGAGATAAACCTCTCGATCTTCTCAGGGCGTGACGTCCCGGCGGGGATGCTGGAACGGGCGCGGCAGCATAAGGCCCTGCTTATCGAGTCGTGGTGTGCCGGTTGTGGTGAGTGCGTCAAGCGATGCGGGCAGGGGGCTCTCTCCATCAAGGATAACAGGGCGAGCGTGGATGAGACAAAGTGCATCCTGTGCGGGTATTGCAGTTCTGTCTGCCCGGAGTTCTGCATAAAGGTTATCTGA
- the ruvX gene encoding Holliday junction resolvase RuvX encodes MRMLGLDVGSKTIGVALSDPMGITAQAFTVIRRATPEKDFDAIRNIVRAYDVGRIVVGLPLNMNGSVGPAAQAVEEFCRALRGKVEIPVVTWDERLSTVMAERAMLEADVSRKKRRRVIDKAAAALILQGYLDHHLNDHHPGE; translated from the coding sequence ATGCGGATGCTCGGACTCGATGTGGGCTCAAAAACCATTGGTGTTGCGCTCTCAGACCCCATGGGAATTACGGCGCAGGCTTTCACCGTGATCAGGCGGGCAACACCGGAGAAGGATTTTGATGCGATCCGGAACATTGTGCGCGCTTATGATGTGGGGCGAATCGTAGTCGGGCTGCCTTTGAATATGAATGGCAGCGTCGGGCCTGCGGCCCAGGCTGTGGAGGAGTTTTGCAGGGCGCTCAGGGGCAAGGTTGAAATCCCGGTTGTGACCTGGGATGAGCGGCTCTCCACGGTTATGGCGGAGCGTGCCATGCTGGAGGCGGATGTGAGCCGGAAAAAGCGCAGGCGCGTGATAGACAAGGCCGCGGCCGCCTTGATCTTGCAGGGTTATCTTGATCACCATCTGAATGATCACCACCCGGGTGAATGA
- a CDS encoding DUF1292 domain-containing protein, which yields MPVEDDIVTLVYDDGEEEDFSVVDVVEVNGNRYAILIPENVDAEADTDEEEYEEYVFRVEEGEDGEEILVDIDDDEYEQVMEALDELYEDEDEDEEGDDDYDDDEDEDEDDYEDEDER from the coding sequence ATGCCGGTAGAGGATGATATCGTAACGCTGGTTTATGACGATGGAGAGGAAGAGGACTTTTCCGTAGTTGATGTCGTCGAGGTGAACGGGAACCGGTACGCCATTTTGATCCCTGAGAATGTCGATGCTGAGGCCGATACTGATGAGGAGGAGTATGAGGAGTATGTATTCAGGGTTGAGGAAGGCGAGGACGGGGAGGAGATCCTCGTCGACATCGATGATGACGAGTACGAGCAGGTGATGGAAGCCCTCGACGAGCTTTACGAGGATGAGGATGAGGATGAAGAGGGCGATGACGATTATGATGATGATGAAGATGAGGATGAAGACGACTACGAGGACGAAGACGAACGCTAG
- the mltG gene encoding endolytic transglycosylase MltG codes for MKRAMTIMMMMKMRMKTTTRTKTNARTLVFDEQVLRIALRQAGMLACLVLLFTGLSILAKLSPVTLPSKASEVLVCVSPGMTSADIAESLADRGLIKSEFLFTALSRIAGLDQRLKAGYYRLTSSMSALHILRELRDGRVVTVTFTVPEGASNAEIARILESKGLVADAARFEQAARDKQGFLFPATYRAFYGAPEEDIIKLMLTKFESVVLPRYEEARRKGETRSIKDIITLASLVEKEARVGRERPLIAGVLMNRLRTGMPLQSCATVEYALSEGKGQWKSRLTVDDLRIASPYNTYLHRGLPPGPIANPGLDSIEAALNPARVDYFFFVANGDGTHTFSRTYREHLLAARRANSISGHSRIQPPESGKTKRNVR; via the coding sequence ATGAAGAGGGCGATGACGATTATGATGATGATGAAGATGAGGATGAAGACGACTACGAGGACGAAGACGAACGCTAGGACGCTTGTGTTCGACGAGCAAGTCCTCAGAATCGCTCTCAGGCAGGCCGGGATGCTGGCCTGCCTGGTGTTGCTTTTTACGGGGCTTTCGATCCTGGCAAAGCTGTCGCCAGTGACCCTTCCATCGAAGGCGTCCGAGGTTCTTGTGTGCGTGTCGCCTGGGATGACATCAGCAGACATAGCCGAATCCCTAGCTGACCGCGGACTCATCAAGAGCGAGTTTCTATTCACGGCTCTCAGCCGGATCGCCGGCCTCGACCAGAGACTGAAGGCCGGGTACTACAGGCTCACCTCCAGCATGAGCGCCTTGCATATCCTACGCGAGCTCAGGGACGGTCGCGTCGTTACCGTGACGTTCACCGTGCCCGAAGGGGCCAGCAACGCCGAGATCGCTAGGATATTGGAGTCGAAAGGCCTGGTGGCTGATGCGGCCCGGTTCGAGCAGGCAGCCCGTGATAAGCAGGGTTTCCTGTTCCCCGCCACCTACAGGGCGTTCTATGGGGCGCCGGAAGAAGACATAATAAAACTTATGTTAACTAAGTTCGAGAGCGTCGTGTTGCCCCGGTACGAGGAGGCGAGGAGGAAGGGGGAGACCCGCTCGATTAAAGACATCATCACGCTGGCCTCGCTCGTTGAGAAGGAAGCCAGGGTCGGCCGTGAACGTCCCTTGATCGCCGGGGTTTTGATGAACAGGTTGAGGACCGGCATGCCGCTTCAATCATGCGCTACTGTGGAATATGCCCTGAGCGAGGGGAAAGGCCAGTGGAAAAGCCGGTTGACCGTGGACGACTTGAGAATAGCATCTCCCTACAATACTTACCTGCACAGGGGATTGCCCCCCGGCCCCATAGCCAATCCCGGCCTGGATTCAATAGAGGCTGCGCTGAATCCCGCCCGCGTAGACTACTTCTTCTTTGTGGCGAACGGGGACGGCACTCACACCTTCTCGAGAACCTACCGTGAACACCTTCTTGCAGCCCGCAGGGCTAATTCTATTTCAGGCCACAGCCGGATACAACCGCCCGAATCAGGTAAAACTAAGCGTAACGTTCGCTAG
- a CDS encoding penicillin-binding protein 2: MKIQIIDSLRFLQLALSQRSEALSIGPPRGMILDRNGQPLTEGTRERTIVIFPRLARPWLAGHAGQTPGQTPGQDRLQHLTKLIEARPASLTPFVAETGVSMETQQEVNQLNEPGVVCVELPLRYDRNGLACHLLGYTSLRNNRGVSGVERMLDRYLVARQPSASLVALVDANRRLIPGLGYRIVGNRSRPSVVLTIDKRIQRIVDQAMDRMVPRGACVVMRSDTGEVLAMSSRPGFDPNDVASYLGRPGSPLLNRAIASYPVGSVFKVVVAAAALEEGVTAEKEVFMDPGYIMVDSNKFRCYKFDEGGHGQLDFEKAFAESCNVVFIEVGERLGGGKLIDYAERFGFARPTGIGLAEETPGRLPSGWNMSAGDIANMSIGQGEMLASPLQVTAMVASIANGGVMVRPRVLREIRDSGGKIIRRFEADPASPGRRVISAATAERVARLMRETVASGTGRNAQVEGWEVAGKTGSPETGRLGADGESISHAWFAGYARGHVSGYGDVSLACTVFVEEGGSGGDVAARVFHDIMKGIGDGNE; encoded by the coding sequence GTGAAGATTCAGATCATCGACAGCCTTAGATTCCTGCAGCTCGCCCTGAGCCAGCGCAGCGAGGCGCTGAGCATCGGCCCCCCGCGGGGGATGATCCTCGATAGAAACGGGCAGCCCCTCACCGAGGGCACGCGCGAGAGGACTATAGTCATATTCCCGCGTCTTGCCCGGCCATGGCTCGCCGGTCACGCCGGGCAAACCCCGGGGCAAACCCCAGGACAGGACCGCCTCCAGCATCTCACTAAACTCATCGAGGCCCGGCCGGCCTCCCTCACGCCCTTTGTCGCTGAAACCGGTGTATCCATGGAGACTCAACAGGAAGTCAACCAGCTCAACGAGCCCGGGGTAGTCTGCGTCGAGCTCCCGCTGAGATATGACCGCAATGGTCTCGCCTGTCATCTGCTGGGCTATACCAGCCTCCGGAATAATAGGGGCGTCTCTGGCGTTGAGAGGATGCTGGACAGATACCTCGTGGCCCGCCAGCCCAGCGCGAGTCTTGTTGCCCTTGTGGATGCAAACCGGCGGCTCATACCCGGCCTGGGGTACCGGATCGTGGGGAACAGGTCGAGGCCCTCTGTCGTCCTTACGATTGATAAGCGGATCCAGAGGATTGTGGACCAGGCGATGGACCGGATGGTCCCAAGGGGGGCGTGTGTCGTGATGCGAAGCGATACCGGTGAGGTGCTCGCGATGTCCAGCCGCCCCGGATTCGATCCGAATGATGTTGCATCCTATCTCGGGAGGCCGGGTTCGCCCCTCCTCAACAGGGCCATAGCCTCTTACCCGGTCGGGTCCGTGTTCAAGGTGGTGGTAGCAGCCGCGGCCCTGGAGGAGGGCGTCACAGCCGAGAAGGAAGTCTTCATGGATCCGGGCTACATCATGGTCGACTCCAATAAATTCCGGTGCTATAAATTTGATGAAGGCGGCCACGGCCAGCTGGATTTCGAGAAGGCATTCGCCGAATCATGCAACGTTGTGTTTATTGAGGTGGGAGAGAGGCTCGGCGGAGGGAAGCTGATAGATTACGCAGAGCGATTTGGCTTCGCCAGGCCGACAGGCATCGGGCTTGCCGAGGAAACCCCGGGGAGGCTTCCCAGCGGCTGGAACATGTCGGCCGGCGATATAGCAAATATGTCCATAGGCCAGGGGGAGATGCTGGCCAGCCCCCTCCAGGTGACCGCAATGGTTGCATCCATAGCAAATGGGGGAGTGATGGTGCGGCCGCGAGTCCTGCGGGAGATCCGCGACTCAGGGGGCAAGATCATCAGGCGCTTCGAGGCTGATCCAGCGAGCCCGGGGCGCCGGGTCATCTCGGCGGCTACCGCGGAGAGGGTGGCCAGGTTGATGCGGGAGACCGTTGCATCGGGCACGGGCCGGAATGCTCAGGTGGAAGGGTGGGAGGTCGCGGGCAAGACGGGCTCGCCTGAAACGGGCAGGCTGGGCGCCGATGGTGAGAGCATATCTCATGCCTGGTTTGCGGGCTACGCCAGGGGTCATGTTAGCGGGTATGGTGATGTCAGCCTCGCCTGCACAGTTTTCGTGGAGGAGGGCGGCTCCGGGGGGGATGTGGCGGCCCGGGTCTTCCACGACATAATGAAGGGCATCGGGGATGGCAATGAATAG
- the sigK gene encoding RNA polymerase sporulation sigma factor SigK has product MFPVLLTTFIFPLFRGISLLTSYITNSNIFPEPLSEEEEAELLVRKDAGDEVARNVLVERNLRLVAHIVKKFDGTGEDTDDLISIGTIGLIKAINTFNKGKKTRLATYAARCIENEILMHLRAMKKSKGEMLLYDPIGADKEGNEITLIDVLGTEADEVAAMVEGVMEEMKLQEKIQNLSRREKRVIELRYGLTDGNRRTQREISKKLGISRSYVSRIEKRALNKLYRELVAEGYQ; this is encoded by the coding sequence ATGTTTCCGGTATTGCTCACCACCTTCATTTTCCCCCTGTTCCGCGGCATCAGCCTCCTGACTTCCTATATCACGAATAGCAACATCTTCCCGGAACCCCTCTCGGAAGAGGAGGAGGCCGAGCTTCTGGTGCGGAAAGATGCCGGGGATGAGGTGGCGAGAAATGTGCTTGTGGAGCGGAACCTGAGGCTTGTCGCTCATATCGTCAAGAAGTTCGACGGAACCGGTGAAGACACGGACGATTTGATCTCCATAGGAACCATCGGGCTCATAAAAGCGATCAACACTTTCAACAAGGGGAAGAAGACCCGCCTTGCAACATACGCGGCCCGGTGCATTGAAAACGAGATACTCATGCACCTGCGTGCAATGAAGAAGAGCAAGGGGGAGATGCTGCTTTATGATCCCATAGGTGCCGATAAGGAGGGGAATGAGATCACCCTCATCGATGTCCTGGGGACCGAGGCGGATGAGGTTGCAGCCATGGTTGAGGGCGTCATGGAGGAGATGAAGCTGCAGGAGAAGATCCAGAACCTCAGCCGGCGCGAGAAACGCGTGATAGAGCTCCGCTACGGTTTGACGGATGGCAATCGGCGGACTCAAAGGGAGATATCGAAGAAACTAGGGATCTCCCGTTCATATGTATCCAGGATAGAGAAGAGGGCTCTCAATAAGTTATACAGGGAGCTGGTTGCCGAAGGCTACCAGTGA
- a CDS encoding YqeG family HAD IIIA-type phosphatase: MLEILCPDLYVDSVPDIDLDKLRERGIRGIIFDIDNTIAEWGSNSVDPRTEQWITRAKDAGFKMCILSNNLVKRIRLISEALDIPYAPAGIKPRKAAFLRAMRLLGTRGGETAVIGDQLFTDILGGNLSGLFTILVKPLCRREFITTRFMRVLERLVMRHLKCAFSRCSLKLTRRNSDATL; the protein is encoded by the coding sequence ATGCTGGAGATCCTTTGCCCCGACCTCTATGTTGATTCGGTTCCTGATATCGACCTGGACAAGCTCAGGGAGCGAGGAATACGGGGGATAATATTCGACATCGATAATACCATTGCCGAGTGGGGGAGCAACTCCGTGGATCCCAGGACAGAGCAGTGGATAACAAGGGCAAAGGATGCAGGGTTCAAGATGTGCATTCTATCCAATAATCTTGTGAAGCGGATCAGGCTCATCTCAGAGGCCCTGGACATCCCCTACGCCCCTGCCGGGATCAAACCCAGAAAGGCTGCGTTTCTTCGCGCCATGAGGCTCCTCGGCACCCGGGGCGGGGAGACGGCGGTCATAGGCGATCAGCTCTTCACGGATATCCTGGGCGGGAATTTGAGCGGCCTTTTCACCATCCTGGTGAAACCCCTCTGCCGGAGGGAGTTTATAACCACGCGATTCATGAGGGTGCTGGAGCGCCTGGTGATGCGCCACCTCAAATGCGCGTTTTCTAGATGTTCTCTTAAACTTACGAGGAGGAATTCTGATGCGACTTTGTGA
- a CDS encoding Nif3-like dinuclear metal center hexameric protein produces the protein MRLCELVAYLDDYLKIREIKDTCVNGLEVDGGGARGPRRAGGAGDGDAEIRKVALAVDCNVETFEGARREGAQMIIVHHGLFWDRPPSMRLVGPMYERVKLLLDSGLALYAAHLPLDMHPHVGNNAELARLVGLTEEEAFGEHHGVLIGVAGKVAPTPLEDVAARLNERLDTECRVLGYGPSVVRTVAICSGRAPEMMVDVYSKHIDVYITGETSHEWSGYAEDAGMNVIFAGHWATETLGVKALGRHISQKLGLETVFIPHPTGL, from the coding sequence ATGCGACTTTGTGAACTCGTTGCTTACCTGGACGATTACTTGAAGATACGCGAGATAAAGGACACTTGCGTTAATGGGCTCGAGGTGGATGGAGGTGGGGCGAGGGGCCCTCGACGCGCCGGCGGTGCCGGCGATGGGGATGCGGAGATCCGGAAGGTGGCGCTTGCAGTGGACTGCAACGTGGAAACCTTCGAGGGGGCCAGGAGGGAAGGTGCCCAGATGATCATAGTGCATCACGGCCTCTTCTGGGATAGACCCCCATCCATGCGTCTTGTTGGTCCCATGTATGAGCGGGTGAAGCTCCTCCTGGATAGCGGGCTCGCCCTGTACGCCGCTCACCTCCCTCTTGATATGCACCCTCATGTTGGCAACAACGCCGAGCTGGCAAGGCTCGTCGGGCTCACTGAGGAAGAGGCCTTTGGTGAACATCATGGGGTCCTGATCGGGGTGGCGGGCAAGGTAGCCCCGACGCCCCTCGAGGATGTCGCGGCGCGCCTCAATGAGAGGCTTGATACGGAGTGTCGCGTCCTGGGGTATGGCCCCTCAGTTGTCAGGACGGTGGCCATCTGCAGCGGGAGGGCCCCTGAGATGATGGTGGATGTCTATTCGAAGCATATCGACGTATATATAACCGGTGAAACGTCTCATGAATGGTCGGGCTACGCGGAGGATGCGGGGATGAATGTGATATTCGCCGGGCACTGGGCCACTGAGACGCTTGGGGTTAAGGCTCTCGGAAGGCATATCTCCCAGAAGCTCGGCCTCGAGACTGTCTTCATCCCTCACCCAACCGGCTTGTAA